In a genomic window of Trachemys scripta elegans isolate TJP31775 chromosome 12, CAS_Tse_1.0, whole genome shotgun sequence:
- the LOC117886056 gene encoding olfactory receptor 11L1-like: MAGNILIIVPVVADQHLHTAMYFFLGNFSCLETCYICTILAKLLACLLTGDKTISFNECVTQFYFFGYLAGTEYLLLSVMSYGFLAAKLGLWIPEGQNHSVCSLQETNYPDSQSSALSAPPCPIVFDNETEGFLLILMSYVCIIATILRILSTSGRQKTFSTCSSHLIVVSIYYATLLTVYMFPTTDILTNFKKVLSVVYAVLTLLVNPLIYSLRNKEVQEALRNACRKFMFGPC, translated from the exons ATGGCTGGAAACATCCTCATCATTGTGCcagttgtggctgatcagcaccttcacactgCCATGTACTTCTTCTTGGGGAACTTTTCCTGCTTGGAAACCTGCTATATATGCACCATCCTGGCCAAGCTGCTGGCCtgtctcctgactggggacaagACCATTTCATTCAATGAGTGTGTCAcacaattttatttctttggttATCTAGCAGGTACGGAATACCTTCTCCTGTCGGTGATGTCTTACG GGTTTCTGGCAGCCAAGCTGGGTTTGTGGATCCCAGAGGGCCAGAATCACTCAGTCTGTTCGTTGCAGGAAACCAACTATccagactcccagtccagtgccctgtctgcTCCACCATGTCCAATTGTATTTGACAATGAGACTGAAGGT ttccttcttatcTTGATGTCCTATGTCTGCATCATTgccaccatcctgagaatcctATCCACCTCTGGGAGGCAAAAgaccttttccacctgctcctctcacctcattgtggtgagCATTTATTATGCAACTCTGCTGACTGTCTATATGTTCCCAACCACTGACATCCTAACCAATTTCAAGAAAGTTCTCTCTGTCGTCTATGCCGTCCTGACCCTTCTGGTtaatcccctcatctacagcctgagaaacaaagaggtcCAGGAGGCCCTGAGGAATGCTTGCAGGAAATTCATGTTTGGACCATGCTAA